One Proteinivorax tanatarense DNA segment encodes these proteins:
- a CDS encoding C-GCAxxG-C-C family protein, giving the protein MNKEVSIKKIREEAEELYREGKFFCSEAIVYSIKENFQLDMPDEMVAMASGFPVGIGKSKCLCGAVSGGVMALGYFLGRTKPGDSKVAKTLELANELQQSFKDNHKVLCCKVLTHGMDMGSGEHKKQCIAFTGEVAEKTAEIIVRELGLINIDEAMGA; this is encoded by the coding sequence ATGAATAAAGAGGTTAGTATTAAGAAAATCCGAGAAGAGGCAGAGGAACTATACCGTGAAGGTAAATTTTTCTGTTCAGAAGCCATTGTTTATTCGATAAAAGAAAACTTTCAATTAGACATGCCTGATGAAATGGTAGCAATGGCATCTGGGTTTCCTGTAGGTATTGGAAAGTCTAAATGTCTTTGTGGTGCTGTATCTGGTGGTGTTATGGCTTTAGGCTATTTTTTAGGTAGAACAAAGCCGGGTGATTCTAAAGTTGCTAAAACATTAGAACTAGCTAATGAACTTCAACAAAGTTTTAAAGACAACCACAAAGTGCTGTGCTGTAAGGTGCTAACCCATGGGATGGATATGGGATCTGGAGAGCATAAAAAGCAATGTATCGCATTTACCGGTGAAGTAGCAGAAAAAACAGCAGAAATCATCGTTCGTGAGTTGGGCTTGATAAATATCGATGAAGCTATGGGAGCATAG